In Flavobacterium praedii, the DNA window CTAAATAAAACAATTCTAAAGCATTCATTTTTTCATGGAAAAAATCAAATATCTCATCCCAATACTTACGATTACTTACACTTACATTTAATTTTTCAACCCAAATACGGCTGATGGTTTTTCCATTTTCCAAAGTATGATTTCTTTCATAGACCAAATCTTTGACAAATTCATCTTCTATAATATTTTTTAGGGCCACTAATTTGTCAAAATATTGCATTCTCAATTCCTTGTTTCGCATTTCAATATCGATATGTACTTGAGCTTTGGTGTTTTCTACATAAAATTTAAAAGAAAAATCTTTTATTTTCGTGTCATACAACACCCATTTTCTGGGGTATTTTTGAGCAAATTCAACCCAAAATTCGTGTTTAAGTTTTTGATTTTCTTCCTTACTATACATACTATTTGGTTTTTGTGTTGAAAACTTGTTTGACACTGTTTTCTAAACTATATTTATAATTAATTTGTTTGCAAAAATAAACTTTGATTATGGATTTTCAAGACTTTTTACAATTAGTTCCATATTTTAATGATGTAAATCTTCCAGGCGAAGAAGCGCATAATTTAATGGTGCCAAATGAACGGTTGGAAAAAATGAAATCCATCGATATGAATCTAGTCAGTCCTAAAATTGCAGCCGTAATGATGTTGTTTTATCCAAAAGACGGAATTACTCATTTGGTTTTAATTGTTCGAAATTCCTACAAAGGAGTTCACTCTTCTCAAATAGCCTTTCCAGGTGGAAAGTATGAAACGGAAGACGCCAACTTTGAGAAAACGGCATTAAGAGAAACCTATGAAGAAATTGGTATTCATCCTAGTAAAATTGAAGTATTAAAAGCATTTACTCAATTGTATATTCAGCCAAGTAATTTTATGGTTTATCCTTTTTTGGGTATTTGCAAAGAGGAAATATCTTTTTATCCAGATTCTATCGAAGTGGCTGATATTATTGAACTACCATTATCTACCTTTTTAAGTGATGCTATTATTGTAAAAACAAAAATGAATACTTCATATTCAATTGATATTGATGTACCTGCATTTGAAATTGATGGTAAAATTGTTTGGGGAGCAACGGCAATGATGTTAAGTGAATTGAAAGTAATTTTGAAATATATTTTAAAAAAAAGCAAATTATAAATTGAACTTGTTTTGTTAAAAGGGCGCTTTTTTAGTATTTAAAAAGGAAAAAAAATCGTAATTTTGCAATCCCAAATCTTAAAAAAAAACAATCTATCTTATGGGATTATTTAAGCGAAATCCTTTTGGACACATCCTATTTATAAAAAAATGGTTGATTCGAATCTTCGGATTTATTAGCCACAGAAGGTATCGTGGTTTTAATGAACTGCAAATTGAAGGTTCTGAAATTATTAAAAACCTACCAGATACCAACGTACTTTTTATTTCCAATCATCAAACTTATTTTGCAGATGTAACAGCCATGTTTCATGTCTTTAATGCCAGTTTAAGCGGTCGTGAAGATTCTATTAAGAATGTTTGGTATATGTGGAATCCTAAATTGAATATGTATTATGTAGCAGCCAAAGAAACTATGAAAGCAGGATTACTGCCGAGAATCATGGCGTATGCAGGTGCAATTTCAGTAGAACGTACTTGGCGTGCCAAAGGCGAAGATGTAAAAGAAAAAAAAGATGTAAATCCAAATGATACGGAGAATATTAAAATTGCATTAGATGATGGTTGGGTAATTACGTTTCCTCAAGGCACTACCAAATCGTTTAAACCTGTTCGAAAAGGAACAGCACATATCATAAAACAACACCGACCTATAGTTGTTCCAATAGTAATTGATGGTTTCCGACGTTCGTTTTGCAAGAAAGGTTTACGGATGAAAAAGAAAGGAATCCTTCAATCCTTCATCATCAAAGAACCTTTGGATATCGACTACGATAATGATACCATTGATGAAATTGTAGAAAAAGTAGAATACGCCATCGAGCAACATCCTTCTTTCTTAAAAGTAATTCCATTAGAAGAACTTCAGGAACAAGAAGAATTGAATAAAAAAAGACAGTGGGATTATTAGAAAGTGAGTCGTGAAAAGTGAATGGTTAACATTTGATTTAACTATTCACTTTTCACGACTCACTTAAAATTACAAATCAATTTTCTTTAATTCTTCAAAGTTATTCTGCAAACGCTTTAATAAAATCCCATAGATTAATTTGTAAATCAGCCAGAAAGCGCAGGTAAAAATTGCTGTGGCTATAATTAATACTAAGAAAGATATTAATGCAATATTCAAGGGCATTTCGGGATGGACAACACCATTTTTTGAGGCACCTTCCAAATAGCCTTCATAAAATAAATAGCCTCCAAAAATGATAAAAAATACGGCAAAAAACGTTAAGTTAAACGCAATATATTGTTTGACCACTCTTCGTGTTTTTAATATCGTAGCGATGAGTTTTTTGGTATTATCATCTACAGCAATTTTGCGATACATCGTATAAAACTTAAAAATAAAGAATAAAATCACAGCATACAATATCACAGTCGTAGCTATATAATATCCATAAACACCCAAGTGTTTAATTAATTCTACATTTTTCTCGTCGTATTTGGTAAACGATAAAGCCAATCCTAGGACTAGTCCCAATCCCAGTTCTAAAATACTAATTATAAAAATCCACTTCACCACCGATGAAGATCGTTTGTGAATCATTTTGTAAATCTCGTTTTCCGATATCTGTTCAAAAGAAGCAGCGTTCTTTTTCCAGTCTTTTTTTAATAAATCCAACTCTTTCATACGCCTAATGGATTTAATATTTTTTTTAATTTCCCTTTTATTCGATTCATTTTTACCCTTGCATTCACTTCACTAATTCCTAAAGTTTCCGAAATTTCGGTATAATCCTTGTCTTCCAAATACATAAATACTAACGCTTTTTCAATATCATTCAGCTGATAAACTGCCTTATACATCAATTTCAACTGCTCTTCTTCTTCATAATTATATTCTATGTCATGCGTAAAATGTTGTCTACCTTCGTACTCAACTGTTGCAATGCTGCGCTTACTCTTTCGATACAAAGTAATTGCGGTATTCAAAGCAACTCGATAAGCCCAAGTCGAAAATTTACTTTCTCCCCTAAATTTAGGAAAAGCTTTCCACAACTGAATCGTGATTTCCTGAAACAAATCCTTATGAGCATCCTCCCCAGACGTATACAATCGACAAATCTTGTGGATTATATTCTGGTTTTCTTGCAGTTGCTTGACAAAAGAAGGTTCTAGATTTTCACTCATATTTCATTAGTACGCCGCCCGCACATTTTGTTACAAATCGACACATTTTTTATTAAAATAATCAAAATAATTAGAAGCAGAAATTGATCATTCATAGCATCTTTTCTCCCGCTGTCATTCCAATCTTTTTGAGAACTTTGTCAAAGTTCAAAACTTTGACAAAGTTCTCAAAAAGGATTTTCCCTTCCATCGGGGCTACTCCAGAAATTTAGTTTTTCATTAGATCTTACAGTTTAATCCTACAAATAACAGCATTTGTTAAAATTAATTTTCAAACCCTATAATTCATGTAAGTTTTTAGGTTGAATAATACTATATAACTGTCCGTAACTCATACCAAGAGTCTAAAAATTAAAAATATACCTTTGCGTCTCTGCGCCTTGCGAGCCCAATTTCAAGCAAAGTCGCAGCGACGCAAAGAACAGAAAGGAAAAGTTTTGTGAATAACATTCAACAATTAATCTATTCTTTGAAATGGTACTAGTCACGGATAGTCATATAATGTTAAGTAAAAACTAAGTCCATTTAAGTAAATACAAAACTTTTTTCACATATTTTTACTTTAATCACTACTTAGAAAGCTTGTTTACGTTGTCTTATATGACTTATGGTTCAAAATTAAATGCTGTTTAAAATAGAATTTAGCAGATCTTACTAAAAGGAATAAGGCTAGCTCATAACTTTTAATTTAAAAAGACCTTACTTTATAATAATTCACCATCAAATTCACAAACTTACTGTAACTGTCCATCCCGTCTTTTTGTTGGTTAATTTTTAGAAAACGGTCATAAAAAGCATGAAATCCCGTTTCAATTGGGGTTTGGTATTGTTCCCAAAAATCTTCACTTTCTTTATAGTTTTTCAAAATGCCAGGATGAACAGTTTTGAGTAATCGCTTCAATGTCTCTTCATTTCGTACTTGCCAATTCCCCAAACAATAGCGCAAAGCCATACAATATCCCGAATACTGAAAATACAAATTATCATTTTTTATCGAAGATAAAAATCCTATAAAGTTACATTCGCTCTCGCTGGCATATCCCATCTGATGTGCCATTTCATGATTCGTTGTCATTGGAAAACTGTACATCGGACCCAAATAATTCACCTGAGCTTCATTGGTAAACGGATTCAAATAACCGCCAAAACCCATGTAGGTTAAAGGCAAACTGAAAAGAGATTTCTTGATACTCAAATGCGAATAGGTAAAAAAGTCATACTCTCGAGATAAGTTTTGATATCCATTTTGGTTCATTTCAAAAACCTGATTTTGAGAATAGGGGAATACTACTTTTAGACTGTCATTTTTTGTAATTTGACTTTGAATGGCATTTGTTTTGGCAATTAATTTTTTGGTAAAAATCAATAAATCCGTATCGGTATAATCTCTTTCAATCGCCATTTTTTCAAACAAAGGTTCACGGTAATAATTCAATGCCCAAAGTATATGAAAGAAAAAATAAAACACGGATAAAACACTCAAAATAGTCAGAAGATTGTTTTTCCAATCTAACTTCCAAGATTTTCTTTTGGTCCAAAACCATTTTAAAGCGAATAAAATCAAAATAAAATAAATACAATCCCCAATTGAAAATGGAATTTTTCCTAAGACGATTCTCGAAAATTTTGACAGATAAACATAAAATCCGTTGCTGTAAAAACGTTCTACGCTTTCCGGAAAAAACCGAATGATTTTTAGAATTATGATTTGAATCAATAAGAATATGGGGAGAATGTAGCGGCGTTTCATTTTTTATAAATTGTATTGTAAAGAAACAAATTTTGGTCGTTTTTATACATTATTTTTTTTAAAAATAAATTTTGTTTATTTTATTGACTATTCTTTTATTTCTATTTATTAAAATAAATTATAAAAAAATAATGTTAAGTTGTTCAAGATTTGATTATTAACATTATTTTTTCTAAATTAAAATAAAGTTAAAAGATTGTATTTTCTGGTATTTATAAGTAAATTTAAATTTAATTCTTAAAAATTTGTTTATGATATTATATGGATCAGTACTTGCTTTAATTTTTATAGTGATAGTTGCTAGGCTTTTAATTTTAAAATATAATCCACAGGCAGTTTTACTATTTAGTGGTTTATTTATGTTGATAATTGCTTTGCTTTTAGGATTTAAAATGCCAATATTAGTGAAACCTACAGGATCAAGCTTTCTAAATATTTTTGAATATATTAAAGTAGCTTTTAGCGAAACCAACGCTCAAGTAGGATTATTAATTATGGCAATTGGAGGTTTCGTTGCATTTATTGAAAAAAATGGGGCTTCTGATGCTTTGGTTTATTTAGCTTTAAAACCATTGTCGCTTATGAAAAAGTATCCCTATATAATAGCCTCTTTAGTCATTCCAATAGGTCAATTTCTGTTTATTTGTATTCCATCTGCAGCAGGGCTCAGTTTGTTGTTAATGGCTTCCGTTTTTCCTATTATGGTAAATCTTGGAGTTAGTCGTTTATCAGCAGTATCTGTTATTACAGCAACAACCGCTTTTGGTGTTGGGCCTGCTTCTGTAATAACTGCTCGATCCGTTAAAATCATTGACACTTCATCAGTATCACATTTTTTTGATTCACAAATTCCGTTAATGGTTCCTTTAACAATAACATTAATGATTTGTTTCTTTTTTGTAAATAGATATTTTGATAAAAAAGAGAATTCAAGCGCAACTGTTCCAATCGAAGAAAAAGAAATAGTTTTAAAGGTACCTTTATATTATGCTATTTTGCCAATACTTCCATTGATTATATTATTAGTTTTCTCTGAAATGTTTTCGTTTTTTGAAACGCCTATTCACATAGATACTACTACTGTTATGATTATTTGCGTTTTTATTGGGCTACTGATGGATTTAATACGAACTCGAAATTTAAAAATGGTTTTTGAGTCTTTACAAATATTTTTTAATGGAATGGGTGATATTTTCAAGTCGGTTGTAACTTTAATTATTGCTGCCGAAATGTTTTCTAAAGGTTTAATCAGTTTACTATTTATAGATGGTTTGATTACAAGCTCACAAAGTATAGGATTAGGAGGTGTAGGGATTAGTATTGTTATGGCAGTAATGATATTTTTTGCTTCGGTTCTTATGGGAAGTGGAAATGCTGCTTTTTTTGCTTTTGGACCATTAGTCCCAAAAATCACAAATGAATTAGGGGTTTCTACTACCTCTATGATTTTGCCAATGGAATTTTCTGCTTCAATGGGTAGAACAGTTTCGCCAATTTCAGGAGTTCTTATTGCAAGTTCAAATATTGCCAAAGTTTCTCCATTTGACATTGCAAAAAGAAATGCAATCCCATTTGGGATCACTTTTTTGGTCATGATAATTATTCATTTTATACTATAATATATGCTAAAACTAATTAAAAATGCAGATGTATATACTCCAGAATCAATAGGAGTTAAAGATATTTTATTGGCAGGAGATAAAATAGTAGCGATAGAGAACTCTATTCCGAATTCAGATCTATATTCTCAAGTGTTTGATTTAAAAGGAAAAATACTTACTCCTGGATTGATTGATCAGCATGTTCATATTACCGGTGCAGGAGGTAAACATGGATTTGGATCCATGACTCCAGAAATTATGTTGTCTGAATTTATTGCTTGTGGAACTACTACTGTTGTTGGTTTGTTGGGCACCGATGGAAGTGCAAGAAGTATAAAAACACTTTATGCTAAAGCAAAGTCTTTGGAATCAGAAGGGATATCAGCCTATATTCTTACCAGTTATTTTGGATTGGATGCCGTAACTTTTACAGAATCTGTTCAAGATGATATGATTTTTATTGATAAAGTAGTTGGATGTAAAATAGCCATAAGTGATGAACGCTCTTCTTATCCTTTAGAAATTGACCTTCTTAGATTTTTAAAACAAGTACGGGTTGGTGGTTTGATTGCCGGAAAAAAAGGAATTTTACACATTCACTTAGGCGCTTTAAGTTCTAGAATGGATGTTTTATTGAAAATTGTAAAAGAATATGAATTTCCAATAGAACATATATCTCCAACACATGTTGGAAGATCTCTTCCTCTTTTTGAACAAGCAATTGAATTTGCAAAATTAGGAGGTATGATAGATATTACTTCTGGTGGTACAAAATATACAGATCCGTATAAATCAGTTTTATATGCTCTTGAAAAAGGAGTTTCTATTGATATGATGACATTTAGTAGTGATGGAAATGCAGGAATTGGGATAATGGATGAAAACGGTAGGACAATAGGATTTAAAAAAGCGCCGATTAATCTTAATTTAAAACAAGTACTATTATTGATTAAAGAAGGAAACGTGCCAATTGAAGAAGCCTTTAAATTAATAACAGCCAATCCTGCTAAAAACTTAGCCTTAAAAACAAAAGGTCATATAAAAATAGGATATGATGCTGATTTTTGTGCTTTTAATTCTGATTTAGAATTAACAGATGTTTTTGCAAAAGGAAAGCAAATGATGAAAGAAAAAGAGATTATAGTATTTGGAAATTTCGAATCCCAAAAATAGTGTGTTATTTAAAGTGAAAATACTATGAGTCAAATAGATAAAAAACTTTTGTTTTTAATGTTAATTTGTTTTTTCTTAAGCCTAAATGCTTGGGCTCAAGATGAAGATATGCAAGAATCTGTTCAGTCTGAGGATACAGAATATGATTCTGTTATTACAAAGTATGATACTGAAAATAGTAGTTTAGTACGAATCAAAAAAAATTACAAACTAGGAGATGGAGTAACTTTTATTACCAAAAATGGGAGTTTTAATATTACACAAAGCTTACAAACTTTGTATAATATGCAAACTCCAGATGAATTTGATTCTTTTTCTTCTCAATTTCGTATTAGAAGAGCAAGAATGAAAATGAGTGGAAATGCTTTTGATAATAAATTGTATTATAGATTTAGATTGAATTTTGCTTCGAATTATCAGAGTGCTACAAGTGGGGCTAGATCCTATAATCCTGTTCTTCAGGATGCTTATATCGAATATAGGCCAACACCAAACCAAAGAATTAATTTTGGATTGCGAGCAGATTATATTGACACAAGAGAAATTCGTTTTGAAGGGGAAGTGTTAGGATTTGTTGAAAGAAGTGCTGTTCCAGATGCTTTTGATGCGATTTTTGATTATGGAATACGATATACAGGAACTTTTAGAGTATTTAATAAACAATTGATAAAACCATACGCTTCTATTACTACTGGTGAGGGAAATGCAGCTCTTCAGCAAAATTATGGAGGTTTTAAATATGGTGTTCGATTAGATTATTTACCTTTTGGTGAATTTACAAAATCAGGAGAATTTTACATGGAAGATATGATCCGTGAACCAAAACCTAAATTAGTGTTTGGTGGAATTTATAGTTACGCAGATGGAGCATCTTCTGCAAAAGGCACAAATGGAGGGCGTTACATATATGGAGGAACAACAGAAAACATTCTTCTTCCAGATTATATAAAATATGGTGTTGATTATTTGTTTAAATACCGTGGTTTTTATTCCTTAGGTTCATTTGTAAAGACCAAAGCTACCGTTCCAAGTGGAATTGCCGGAGAATTTAATCTTTCGGGCGTTTTTGTACCCTATAAAAATGAAACTCCAGAGCAAATACAAAATAAAGTATTATCAAGGCTAAATCTAGGATATGGGTATAATATTCAAGCTGGTTATTTATTGCCTTCAGATATTTCATTTGGTTTGCGTTATTCTCATTTATATCAAGACCAACAATCTGCTAGTTTTGCGGCTTTAAATAACTTTTACTCTTTTGTGGCAACAAAATATTTTTCAGGAAAATCATTTAAACTTCAAGGAGAATTAGGTTATCAAGAGTATGCCGAACCAACTTTATTAGCTAATGGAAGTTATTTAGCCCAAATAATGTTAACCATTGTATTATAATTTATTAAAAAGAGGGATATATGAAAACCTTATTATATTATTTGTTTTTTTCAATTACTGCAACATCCTGTTTTGCACAAGAAAAAAATGGGATCTATGAAAAATTCTTCACAGACCCTGTTCAGGATATTCCTTTTCCGATTGCAAAAGGAAGCTCATACTATTCAGGGTATCAAAACACACTGGATTATATCAACCGTTTGACTGTTTCATATCCTGAATTAGTAACTGTAAGTAGTATTGGAGCCTCTCAAAGAGGTTATAAAGTACCTTTAGTCATTTTTTCTAAAAAAAACAATATCCCCGAACAAGATAAAATTCGTGTTTGTTTTCTATCTAGCGTTCATGGTGATGAACCTATAAGTACAGATGGGATGTTGTTTTTAATGGATCAATTGAGTAATAATGACAAATACAGTCAAGTTCTTGATAATATTATTCTAGAAATAATCCCAATTGTCAATGTTGATGGCTATATTGATGATAAAAGAGATTCAAATAATGGAACTGATTTAAATAGAAACTTGACGATTTTAAATGTAGTCGAAACCGTAAATTTAAAAAATGCCATTAATAAATTTAACCCTCATATTGTCATTGATTTCCATGAATATGGGCCAGCTAGAAAAGATTTTTTAGAAATAGATGATTGTCTTACATCTAGTTATGATGCCATGTTCTTGTATACGGGGAATTTAAATGTAAACAATTCTATTCGGAAAGTGATAGTTGATGATTTTGTAACACCAACAAAATTAAAATTAGAACAAAACAACAGAAAAGTAACTGACTATCTTACAACTGCTTGGAAGGATCAAGAAGTAATCTTAAATATTGGGGGGAACAGTGCAAGATCAAGTGCCACAAATTATGCTTTGCAAAACCGAATTTCAATTTTAATGGAAATCAGAGGAGTTTCTGAAAAAGAAAAAGCGGCTAAAAGAAGAATTGAAACTTCATTTTTAACTGCACTATCTTATTTGGAAATTGCGGGTCAAAAAAGCGATTTGATAAAGGCAGCAATTCAAAAAGCAGATTTAGAAACTATAAACGAAGGAAGTGATATTGTATTAGAATCAGAATCCGAAAAAATAGATTTCCCTTTTGTATTTGTAAATACTTGTACAAATGAATATCAAACCATAACTTTTCAAGCTAATTTTAATATTAAGCAAAAACCGTTGGTGACCAGAAAAAGACCGGATGGCTATTTGTTAGTAACGAAAAGCAAGCAGATTTTTAAAATTTTGGATGCCTCGGGAATTGTCTATCAAGTTGTAGATAAACCAAAAAAAATCGAAGTTGAAACATACAACCAATTAGATAAGTTCAAATTTGAAATTTCTAATGAAACAATTGAAATTCCAACAGGTACAATTGTAATTAATGAACATCAAAAAATGGGTAATGTAATTATAGAATTAATGGAACCTGAAGAGAAAAACTCATTTGTATTTAATAATCTTCTCAAACCTTTTAAAGGGACAAATAAATTAAGAGTTTATAGAATCAACAAAGATCAAGTTTTACAATTACAAAACAAAAACTAGTTATTATGCGAAAAATATTATTTCTATCTTGTGTTATACTCTTGTTAATGGTCAATAGTATAACAGCACAAAAAAAGACAGCCAATAAAGTTGAATTGGACTCTACTTTGCTCTATATAAATGGAAAAGGTCTGTTCGTAAATCTTGGTAAAAAAGAGAAAACAGTATTGAATTTCTCTACAGCAATACAAACTGGAGGAGCTTATTCCCAGTTGGAGAATGCTTCGGGAACCCAACATACCGATAGGTTTTCTATCAATTTAGCACGTATTTATTTTACAGGATCATTTATAAATGAAAAAGTTTTGATGGGATTAACAACTGATTTTACAGGAACTACAGGTATTCTTGAGGCTTGGGTTGGTGTAAACTTTTTTGAGAAACATTTATTAGTATCAATGGGACAAAGACAAACAAAGACAAACAATAGATTAGCCCTTTCAGATGAAAGATTTGGGCAAGAATTAGCACAAACTATAGACGGTACTTCTAAAGATGGAGTTGCTTATGGTGGTTTGATGCAGAATTTTGTAGGAGCTACCAGAGAGGACGGGTTGTTTTTTGATGCTAATTTTTCTATTAATAAAATGAGAATATATCCTTCAATTGCTGTAACCACAGGTAATGGTCAAGGAATAAATTCTACCCAAGAAAATTTAGGATTTAAATATGGAGGGCGTCTTGATATTATGCCTCTGGGTGATTTTAAATTTAATAATGCCTTTATAAGTCATGATATGTATTATGAAACATCACCAAAATTCGCTTTTGGAATTGCAGGTAGTTACAATGTTCAAGCTAGCCATGCTACGGGTTCTGGTGCTAATCAAATTACAGGAATTTACGATGCTAACGGAAATATAGACTATGCCAATTATGCAAAAATTGTATCTGATTTTATATTTAAATATAAAGGATTTAGTTTTATCAGTGAGTTCACAAGCGCTGCTGTAAAGGGGAAAAATTTATATATAGACTCAGCAGGAAACAAAGAATTTACAGCACTTTATTCCAGTTCAAAATACAATACAGGTACTGTATTTAACCTTCAGTCTTCGTATATGTTTAAAAGTGGTTGGGTAATTGATACTAGATTCACAAATATCAATCCGGAATACTCTGTTCAAGAATCACTGATTCAAAAACAAAATTGGTACACTTTTGGTATCAATAAATACAACAAGTATAAAAATTTAAAAATAGGTATTAATACTACTTATATTGATAATTTTAATACTGAAACAAAATACAATTGGTATAGTAATTTAGCGGTCCAATTTATTCTCTAAACATAATAGTATTTAAAAATAAAATATTAATAATAAAACAGTTTTTATTATGAAAAAATTAAAAGTCTTTCTATTAATTGCTTTTTCGTTTTGTATGGCATGTACATCTGAAATTAAATTTGATAAAAAAGAGGAACCAATTCCACCTGATAATCCTGCAATATCAGATTTAATAATATCTGAATTGGCTACTTTTATAAATACAGATGCAACAGCAGGAGGTAAGCGAAATGGTTATATTGAATTGTATAATGGAACTGATAAAAGCCTTGATTTAAGTAATTATGCCATCGGTTACCAAGCCTCTACTGATGAAAAAACATTAGTAGAATGGAGTTTTACTAATAGTGCAAACGTATTATTATTAACCGGTATTGTTGATGCTGAAAAAACCTATGTGATTGCATCGCCTCAGGCAGATCCTTCTGTAGTACCAAGTGATCAATTGTGGGGAACAACAAGTACAGCCAATGCAGATGCTAGTAAACCACTACAGCTAAGTGGGAATAGTGCGATTGCTTTGCTTAAAAAAGATGCCGCAGGAACCTATTTAATTGCTGATGAATTGTATAAAATTATTGATGTATTTGGTGCTCCAAATGTTTCAAGGGTTACATCTACAGGTAGTAGTAGTTCTAGGAATAATTTAATGTGGCCTACAGCAGGCGAAAATGATGATACTCGAAACCGAACTTTTTGGAGAAAAAACACCGTAACAGAGCCTAATTCTAATTGGGAATTAAGCCGAGGAACAAATGCATTAGATTCAGAATGGATTCTCTCATTAGAAAGAAAATGGGATTATTCAAATATTGGAAAATTCACTAATATTTAGATTTTTATGATGTTTTCTGTTAATTTAAATTTATTTAAACTATCAAAAAATTTAAATGTTTGTAGTTATTAGTCCCTTCTTCGGAGGGGATTTTTTTGTAGTTGAATTTTGAATTGAATTCATTTTGTTGGTCAACTTTTTTTGAAGGACAGCAATATAAACACCTAAAATTAATTTTTCTCATTTTTATTTAAAGCATTTTGCGAGCAATTAACTATCCAGAGGATTTGAAATAAAAAAACTGAAACAGTTTATGGATTATTTTTTTTCACTCTTCTTTCGAAATTTAATTTTGGTCATGATAAATCCAATACCTAAACATAAAAGATCTTTA includes these proteins:
- a CDS encoding DUF4268 domain-containing protein translates to MYSKEENQKLKHEFWVEFAQKYPRKWVLYDTKIKDFSFKFYVENTKAQVHIDIEMRNKELRMQYFDKLVALKNIIEDEFVKDLVYERNHTLENGKTISRIWVEKLNVSVSNRKYWDEIFDFFHEKMNALELFYLEYDGFIKDIEI
- a CDS encoding NUDIX hydrolase, which produces MDFQDFLQLVPYFNDVNLPGEEAHNLMVPNERLEKMKSIDMNLVSPKIAAVMMLFYPKDGITHLVLIVRNSYKGVHSSQIAFPGGKYETEDANFEKTALRETYEEIGIHPSKIEVLKAFTQLYIQPSNFMVYPFLGICKEEISFYPDSIEVADIIELPLSTFLSDAIIVKTKMNTSYSIDIDVPAFEIDGKIVWGATAMMLSELKVILKYILKKSKL
- a CDS encoding lysophospholipid acyltransferase family protein yields the protein MGLFKRNPFGHILFIKKWLIRIFGFISHRRYRGFNELQIEGSEIIKNLPDTNVLFISNHQTYFADVTAMFHVFNASLSGREDSIKNVWYMWNPKLNMYYVAAKETMKAGLLPRIMAYAGAISVERTWRAKGEDVKEKKDVNPNDTENIKIALDDGWVITFPQGTTKSFKPVRKGTAHIIKQHRPIVVPIVIDGFRRSFCKKGLRMKKKGILQSFIIKEPLDIDYDNDTIDEIVEKVEYAIEQHPSFLKVIPLEELQEQEELNKKRQWDY
- a CDS encoding RNA polymerase sigma factor, yielding MSENLEPSFVKQLQENQNIIHKICRLYTSGEDAHKDLFQEITIQLWKAFPKFRGESKFSTWAYRVALNTAITLYRKSKRSIATVEYEGRQHFTHDIEYNYEEEEQLKLMYKAVYQLNDIEKALVFMYLEDKDYTEISETLGISEVNARVKMNRIKGKLKKILNPLGV
- a CDS encoding DUF3810 domain-containing protein; the protein is MKRRYILPIFLLIQIIILKIIRFFPESVERFYSNGFYVYLSKFSRIVLGKIPFSIGDCIYFILILFALKWFWTKRKSWKLDWKNNLLTILSVLSVFYFFFHILWALNYYREPLFEKMAIERDYTDTDLLIFTKKLIAKTNAIQSQITKNDSLKVVFPYSQNQVFEMNQNGYQNLSREYDFFTYSHLSIKKSLFSLPLTYMGFGGYLNPFTNEAQVNYLGPMYSFPMTTNHEMAHQMGYASESECNFIGFLSSIKNDNLYFQYSGYCMALRYCLGNWQVRNEETLKRLLKTVHPGILKNYKESEDFWEQYQTPIETGFHAFYDRFLKINQQKDGMDSYSKFVNLMVNYYKVRSF
- the dcuC gene encoding C4-dicarboxylate transporter DcuC, which translates into the protein MILYGSVLALIFIVIVARLLILKYNPQAVLLFSGLFMLIIALLLGFKMPILVKPTGSSFLNIFEYIKVAFSETNAQVGLLIMAIGGFVAFIEKNGASDALVYLALKPLSLMKKYPYIIASLVIPIGQFLFICIPSAAGLSLLLMASVFPIMVNLGVSRLSAVSVITATTAFGVGPASVITARSVKIIDTSSVSHFFDSQIPLMVPLTITLMICFFFVNRYFDKKENSSATVPIEEKEIVLKVPLYYAILPILPLIILLVFSEMFSFFETPIHIDTTTVMIICVFIGLLMDLIRTRNLKMVFESLQIFFNGMGDIFKSVVTLIIAAEMFSKGLISLLFIDGLITSSQSIGLGGVGISIVMAVMIFFASVLMGSGNAAFFAFGPLVPKITNELGVSTTSMILPMEFSASMGRTVSPISGVLIASSNIAKVSPFDIAKRNAIPFGITFLVMIIIHFIL
- the iadA gene encoding beta-aspartyl-peptidase, coding for MLKLIKNADVYTPESIGVKDILLAGDKIVAIENSIPNSDLYSQVFDLKGKILTPGLIDQHVHITGAGGKHGFGSMTPEIMLSEFIACGTTTVVGLLGTDGSARSIKTLYAKAKSLESEGISAYILTSYFGLDAVTFTESVQDDMIFIDKVVGCKIAISDERSSYPLEIDLLRFLKQVRVGGLIAGKKGILHIHLGALSSRMDVLLKIVKEYEFPIEHISPTHVGRSLPLFEQAIEFAKLGGMIDITSGGTKYTDPYKSVLYALEKGVSIDMMTFSSDGNAGIGIMDENGRTIGFKKAPINLNLKQVLLLIKEGNVPIEEAFKLITANPAKNLALKTKGHIKIGYDADFCAFNSDLELTDVFAKGKQMMKEKEIIVFGNFESQK